In the Nitrospinota bacterium genome, GAGCTCAAATACGACGCTCAGGGGCTCATCCCGACCGTGGTCCAGGAGCTCGACGGACGGGTCCTCATGGTGGCGTACATGAATGCCGAGAGCCTGTCCATGACCATCGAGAGCGGCTATACCCACTTTTGGAGCCGATCGCGCCAAAAATTCTGGAAAAAGGGTGAGACGAGCGGCCACACTCAAAGGGTCCGCCGCCTATGGTACGACTGCGACTCCGATTGCCTGCTCGTCCAGGTGGAGCAGACGGGCCCGGCCTGCCACACGGGCGAGCCGACCTGCTTTTTCCAGCCCGTCGAGGCCGACTTCGGCGAGGCCGTCCCGCCCGCCGCTGGGCCGGAAGTTTTCGACCGCCTGGCCGCCGTCATCGAGGATAGGAAGGCCGACGATCAGGATGATTCCTACGTGGCACGCCTTTCGAGGGAGGGCGGATCTGGAATTTCCCGGAAAATGATGGAGACCGCCGAAGAGGCGGCCCGTGCGGCACATGATAAAGACCCCCAAGCCCTGGTCCAGGAGATGGCCGACCTCTGGTTCCACACCCTGGTATTGCTGGCCGACTCGGGTGTCGAGCCTAAGAACGTCTACGGCGAGCTGGCGAGCCGATTCGGCTCCTCCGGGATGAAAGACGACGAGGGCTAAGAAACGTCATACGTTAGGGGCGCTCTAGAGTAAAATTGAGACAAAAATCCTAGCAAGCTACCTCTCGCCACTTCAGCGTTCGGCGGCCATCTGGCCGATTGCGACGCGGGCCTTCGCGGCGAGGTGGTGGGAGGGATATTCGGTCTCCAGCTCCTTCCATCGCTTGAGAGCTTGAACCTTGTCATTGAGCCTGTGGAATGACTCCCCCGCATGATAGAGCGCATCGGGCCGCTTGGGGCTCTCGGGAGCCCTCTCGAGCAGCTGGCTTAAGCTCGAGGCAGCCGCCATCGGTCGGCCTCGGGCCAGCTCTGCCCGGCCAATGAGCAAAAGCGCCTCATCAGCCTTCTTCCCATCCTTGGTCCGCTCTAGGTAGAGTTCCAGCTTCTCGACAGCCGCCTCGATCTCTCCGGCCTCAAAGTGACGTTGGCCGAGCCGGAAGAGCTCATTGGACGACCGCTCTCTGATAATCGAAATTGGACGTCGTACAATCTTGTTGAGGCGCGAGAGGACTGAAGCCACTTTTCCCGTAGCCGATTTCAACACCGTAGGCGGAGGGGGTGGAAGGGGCGTAGCCTTTGGTGATGGGTCTTTAGGGGGCGGGCGGCGGGCGGCCAGGGGAAAGGGCTCTTCGGTCGGCGCCGGCAGATTCGCCAAGGGATTATCGCCAACGGAGGATAACCACGGGTGGTCGGAGAGGCGCGCCATCTTGCGCTCGACGGAGTCGAGACGTCGGGTAAGCTGGTCCCGCTCACGGCGTAGCGAGGAGACCTGACCCTCCAGATCCTCCACATGCTTCTCTATAAAGTAAGTATCGGGAGCGGCGTCCCTTCTCATGCGGGGCAGGGCCGTGCAGCCAGCG is a window encoding:
- a CDS encoding bifunctional phosphoribosyl-AMP cyclohydrolase/phosphoribosyl-ATP diphosphatase HisIE; translated protein: MEVDIPAELKYDAQGLIPTVVQELDGRVLMVAYMNAESLSMTIESGYTHFWSRSRQKFWKKGETSGHTQRVRRLWYDCDSDCLLVQVEQTGPACHTGEPTCFFQPVEADFGEAVPPAAGPEVFDRLAAVIEDRKADDQDDSYVARLSREGGSGISRKMMETAEEAARAAHDKDPQALVQEMADLWFHTLVLLADSGVEPKNVYGELASRFGSSGMKDDEG
- a CDS encoding tetratricopeptide repeat protein → MRIRGKVVAACCCAMFFLIAGCTALPRMRRDAAPDTYFIEKHVEDLEGQVSSLRRERDQLTRRLDSVERKMARLSDHPWLSSVGDNPLANLPAPTEEPFPLAARRPPPKDPSPKATPLPPPPPTVLKSATGKVASVLSRLNKIVRRPISIIRERSSNELFRLGQRHFEAGEIEAAVEKLELYLERTKDGKKADEALLLIGRAELARGRPMAAASSLSQLLERAPESPKRPDALYHAGESFHRLNDKVQALKRWKELETEYPSHHLAAKARVAIGQMAAER